From a region of the Rathayibacter sp. VKM Ac-2804 genome:
- the chvE gene encoding multiple monosaccharide ABC transporter substrate-binding protein, with amino-acid sequence MKRALIAGIAGGAMILSLAACSSGSGDSGSGSGDGGLVGVAMPTKSSERWIADGNNVKSQLEEAGYQVDLQYAEDDIPTQVSQLENMITKGAKALIVASIDGTTLTSVLEEAAANDIPVIAYDRLIRDSENVDYYATFDNYKVGVQQATSLLAGLGLTDLEGTAAASAPAGPFNIELFAGSPDDNNATFFFNGAMDTLKPFIDAGTLVVASGETEFNTVATLRWDPEVAQSRMEDIITKTYSDGSKIQGVLSPYDGLSRGIISALTDAGYTVGTDFPVITGQDAELDSVKAIISGEQYATIYKDTRELAKEAVSMAQAVLEGTEPEVNDTETYDNGEKVVPSFLLEPVIVTKDQIQSVLVDGGYYTDAEVNG; translated from the coding sequence ATGAAGCGCGCACTCATCGCCGGCATCGCCGGTGGCGCGATGATCCTCTCCCTCGCCGCCTGCTCGAGCGGCTCCGGCGACTCGGGCTCCGGCTCGGGCGACGGCGGCCTCGTCGGCGTCGCGATGCCGACGAAGTCCTCCGAGCGCTGGATCGCCGACGGCAACAACGTCAAGTCGCAGCTCGAGGAGGCCGGCTACCAGGTCGACCTGCAGTACGCCGAGGACGACATCCCCACCCAGGTCTCGCAGCTCGAGAACATGATCACCAAGGGCGCCAAGGCCCTGATCGTCGCCTCGATCGACGGCACCACCCTCACCAGCGTCCTGGAGGAGGCCGCGGCGAACGACATCCCCGTCATCGCCTACGACCGCCTCATCCGCGACTCCGAGAACGTGGACTACTACGCCACGTTCGACAACTACAAGGTCGGCGTCCAGCAGGCCACCTCGCTCCTCGCGGGCCTCGGCCTGACCGACCTCGAGGGCACCGCCGCGGCGAGCGCCCCCGCCGGTCCGTTCAACATCGAGCTCTTCGCCGGCAGCCCCGACGACAACAACGCGACGTTCTTCTTCAACGGCGCGATGGACACCCTCAAGCCGTTCATCGACGCGGGCACCCTCGTCGTCGCGTCCGGTGAGACCGAGTTCAACACCGTCGCCACGCTGCGCTGGGACCCCGAGGTCGCCCAGAGCCGCATGGAGGACATCATCACCAAGACGTACTCCGACGGCTCGAAGATCCAGGGCGTCCTCTCGCCCTACGACGGCCTCAGCCGCGGCATCATCTCCGCGCTGACCGACGCCGGCTACACCGTGGGCACCGACTTCCCGGTCATCACCGGCCAGGACGCCGAGCTCGACTCGGTCAAGGCGATCATCTCGGGTGAGCAGTACGCGACCATCTACAAGGACACCCGCGAGCTCGCCAAGGAGGCCGTCTCCATGGCCCAGGCCGTCCTCGAGGGCACCGAGCCCGAGGTCAACGACACCGAGACGTACGACAACGGCGAGAAGGTCGTCCCGTCCTTCCTGCTCGAGCCGGTCATCGTCACCAAGGACCAGATCCAGTCCGTGCTGGTCGACGGCGGCTACTACACCGACGCCGAGGTCAACGGCTAA
- a CDS encoding LacI family DNA-binding transcriptional regulator, with translation MPEDKPAPRAPSIYDVARAAGVSHQTVSRVLNDHPSLRAETKKRVLDVMAQLDYRPNLAARALVTSRTRTIGVLSSQSLQFGPASSIQAIEVAARDAGYLVVTANVDGTDGDSIRAGIRHLLNQAVEGLVVIAPQIRVFDILSGVALRIPNVTLQTTDAERDDALYVDQMAGARMATAHLIELGHTEIVHLSGPQDWIEAEARMRGYLVELGDRNLPLRPPILGDWSAERGHHVGLELSRLLDVTAVFAANDQMALGVMSAFHERGIRVPEDVSVIGFDDIPEAAYYWPPLTSVRQDFAELGRRCVAALLSLIEGERPEASAPIDPQLIVRGSTAVPRSAPAAVGAAHR, from the coding sequence ATGCCGGAAGACAAGCCCGCGCCGCGGGCCCCGAGCATCTACGACGTCGCCCGGGCGGCCGGAGTGTCGCACCAGACGGTCTCCCGCGTGCTCAACGACCACCCCAGCCTGCGCGCCGAGACCAAGAAGCGCGTCCTCGACGTGATGGCCCAGCTCGACTACCGGCCCAATCTCGCCGCCCGCGCCCTGGTCACCAGCCGCACGCGCACGATCGGCGTGCTCTCCTCGCAGAGCCTGCAGTTCGGCCCCGCGTCGAGCATCCAGGCCATCGAGGTCGCCGCCCGCGACGCCGGGTACCTGGTCGTCACGGCGAACGTGGACGGCACCGACGGCGACTCCATCCGGGCCGGGATCCGGCACCTGCTGAACCAGGCGGTCGAGGGTCTCGTGGTCATCGCACCGCAGATCCGGGTCTTCGACATCCTCTCCGGCGTCGCGCTGCGGATCCCGAACGTCACTCTGCAGACCACCGACGCCGAGCGCGACGACGCGCTCTACGTCGACCAGATGGCCGGCGCGCGGATGGCGACCGCGCACCTCATCGAGCTCGGCCACACCGAGATCGTGCACCTCTCCGGACCGCAGGACTGGATCGAGGCCGAGGCCCGGATGCGCGGCTACCTCGTCGAGCTCGGCGACCGGAATCTGCCGCTGCGCCCGCCGATCCTCGGCGACTGGAGCGCGGAGCGCGGCCACCACGTCGGCCTCGAGCTCAGCCGGCTCCTCGACGTCACCGCGGTCTTCGCCGCGAACGACCAGATGGCGCTCGGCGTGATGAGCGCGTTCCACGAGCGCGGCATCCGCGTCCCGGAGGACGTCAGCGTCATCGGCTTCGACGACATCCCCGAGGCCGCGTACTACTGGCCGCCGCTGACGAGCGTGCGGCAGGACTTCGCCGAACTCGGCCGCCGCTGCGTGGCCGCGCTGCTGAGCCTGATCGAGGGCGAGCGCCCCGAGGCGTCGGCGCCGATCGACCCGCAGCTGATCGTCCGCGGCTCCACCGCGGTGCCCCGCTCCGCTCCGGCCGCCGTCGGCGCGGCGCACCGATGA
- a CDS encoding L-dopachrome tautomerase-related protein, whose translation MGFWGQDDDDSHGRPRPVDEPLGELELVHEFTEGPMPTGVSVSHTGRIFVNFPKWGDEVPATVVELRDGIAVPFPDEAWNSPDGDDDAEALVSVQSIVVDPADRLWILDTGSPLFQPTKRGGPKLVCVDLATDTVEKVIVLEPDVALPTTYLNDIRFDLRRGIAYITDSADSGPNGIIVVDLESGSAWRRLHEHPSTKALTPPELVPMAEGRVLMKRPADGDPEPVTMGADGIAISADGERLWYCPLASRRWYSVATDALVDRGVSDEDVAATVVDEGDKGGGADGLETDDLGRFYATSYENNAIVRRRTDGTIETLVHDERLLWPDTMSLATDGHLYVTANQLHRQADYQGGTDLRAYPYSLFRLAVDAGPVLLR comes from the coding sequence ATGGGCTTCTGGGGACAGGACGACGACGACTCGCACGGCAGGCCGCGCCCGGTCGACGAGCCGCTGGGCGAGCTGGAGCTCGTGCACGAGTTCACCGAGGGGCCGATGCCGACAGGTGTGAGCGTGTCGCACACCGGCCGCATCTTCGTGAACTTCCCGAAGTGGGGCGACGAGGTCCCCGCGACGGTCGTCGAGCTGCGGGACGGCATCGCGGTGCCGTTCCCGGACGAGGCGTGGAACTCGCCCGACGGGGACGACGACGCGGAGGCGCTGGTCTCGGTGCAGAGCATCGTGGTCGATCCGGCCGACCGGCTGTGGATCCTGGACACGGGCAGCCCGCTGTTCCAGCCGACGAAGCGCGGCGGGCCGAAGCTCGTCTGCGTCGACCTGGCGACGGACACCGTCGAGAAGGTGATCGTCCTCGAGCCGGACGTCGCCCTGCCGACGACCTACCTGAACGACATCCGCTTCGATCTGCGGCGCGGGATCGCCTACATCACCGACTCCGCCGACTCCGGGCCGAACGGGATCATCGTCGTCGACCTCGAGTCCGGCAGCGCGTGGCGCCGGCTGCACGAGCACCCGAGCACGAAGGCGCTGACGCCGCCCGAGCTGGTGCCGATGGCGGAGGGGCGGGTGCTGATGAAGCGGCCCGCCGACGGCGACCCGGAGCCCGTCACGATGGGCGCCGACGGCATCGCGATCTCGGCCGACGGCGAGCGGCTCTGGTACTGCCCGCTCGCCTCGCGGCGCTGGTACAGCGTCGCCACCGACGCGCTGGTCGACCGCGGCGTCTCGGACGAGGACGTCGCTGCGACGGTCGTCGACGAGGGCGACAAGGGCGGCGGAGCGGACGGGCTCGAGACCGACGACCTGGGCCGCTTCTACGCCACCAGCTACGAGAACAACGCGATCGTGCGCCGCCGCACCGACGGCACGATCGAGACGCTCGTGCACGACGAGCGGCTGCTCTGGCCCGACACGATGTCGCTCGCGACAGACGGCCACCTCTACGTCACGGCCAACCAGCTGCACCGCCAGGCCGACTACCAAGGCGGGACGGACCTGCGGGCCTACCCGTACTCGCTGTTCCGCCTCGCGGTCGACGCGGGACCGGTGCTGCTGCGCTGA